The Vicingaceae bacterium genome has a segment encoding these proteins:
- the bioF gene encoding 8-amino-7-oxononanoate synthase (possible pseudo, frameshifted) produces the protein MPVDFHSLDADFIPSGSSGSRLISGNHPAAISFENYLSEFFTGFDVLTFTSGYMANLAAISSLVPRNALIFYDEKVHSSIKDAMRLSLGKKIPYSHQQLSTLEKKLKKFNTGIKFIVTESLFSMDGDFTDLEYLTFLSEKHRAYVILDEAHAFGIFGHCHRGMAEYFGLEEKIHVRIITFGKALGLVGAAIIGPKPLREFLVNHARTFIYTTALPPFIYHLLEKNLHYILENSDIHKRFQQNLELFYSIVPSHQPVKSPIFMFRPGKSNLQETAKKMQTHAWAVKAIFPPTVKPGEEAIRITLHSFNRPENVRNLAYFVKKQLHG, from the coding sequence TTGCCCGTAGATTTCCATTCATTGGACGCCGATTTTATTCCCTCAGGTTCATCCGGTTCACGTCTTATTAGCGGAAACCATCCTGCCGCCATCAGTTTTGAAAATTATCTTTCGGAATTTTTCACGGGCTTTGATGTATTGACATTTACTTCAGGTTATATGGCCAACCTTGCAGCCATTTCATCTCTCGTACCAAGAAATGCTTTGATATTCTACGACGAGAAAGTGCACAGCTCTATCAAAGATGCTATGCGGTTGTCTTTGGGAAAAAAAATTCCCTACTCTCATCAACAATTGTCGACATTAGAAAAGAAACTCAAGAAATTCAATACGGGTATAAAATTTATCGTTACAGAATCTTTATTTTCGATGGATGGAGATTTTACCGATTTGGAATATCTCACTTTTTTGTCTGAAAAACATCGTGCGTATGTTATTTTAGACGAAGCCCATGCTTTCGGTATATTTGGCCATTGCCATCGAGGTATGGCCGAATATTTTGGTTTGGAGGAAAAAATTCATGTTCGAATCATAACTTTTGGAAAAGCATTGGGGCTTGTAGGTGCTGCCATAATTGGCCCTAAACCATTACGGGAATTTTTGGTCAATCATGCACGTACATTTATCTACACCACAGCATTGCCACCTTTTATTTATCATTTATTGGAAAAAAATTTGCATTATATCCTGGAAAATTCAGACATACACAAACGTTTTCAACAAAATTTAGAACTGTTTTACTCCATTGTACCCTCCCATCAACCCGTTAAATCACCCATTTTTATGTTCAGACCGGGCAAAAGTAACTTGCAGGAAACTGCAAAAAAAATGCAAACACATGCATGGGCGGTGAAAGCAATCTTTCCTCCCACCGTCAAACCCGGAGAAGAAGCCATCCGTATTACCCTTCATTCGTTTAATCGACCCGAAAATGTCAGAAATTTGGCTTATTTTGTCAAAAAACAATTGCATGGATAG
- the bioD gene encoding ATP-dependent dethiobiotin synthetase BioD: MDRIFVSGIHTGIGKTIVSAVLCEALHADYFKPVQTGFPPDRDSGVVKNLISNKNTHIFPETFLFSAPVSPHTAAQMENKTINMYDIVIPETNNHLIIEGAGGLMSPIDYKNTMLEFAIFHHLPVILTVQFYLGAINHTILCIEQLFNSKVKFLGIIINGEMDLSALDFIRNKYPQLNVLGHIPFCKEINQLRIKEFAIHFQNLHYV; encoded by the coding sequence ATGGATAGGATATTTGTGAGCGGAATACATACCGGTATAGGCAAAACCATTGTTTCTGCCGTTTTATGTGAAGCACTGCATGCCGATTATTTCAAACCGGTGCAAACCGGTTTTCCTCCCGACAGGGATTCCGGAGTTGTCAAAAATCTAATCAGTAACAAAAACACCCATATTTTCCCCGAAACGTTTCTTTTTTCTGCCCCTGTTTCTCCACATACTGCCGCCCAAATGGAGAATAAAACCATCAACATGTACGATATTGTCATTCCTGAAACTAACAATCATTTAATCATTGAAGGAGCCGGGGGCTTGATGTCGCCCATAGATTACAAAAATACTATGCTTGAATTTGCAATATTTCATCATTTGCCTGTTATCCTTACCGTACAATTTTACCTGGGGGCTATCAATCATACAATTTTATGCATCGAACAATTATTCAATAGCAAAGTGAAATTTCTTGGGATAATCATAAACGGAGAAATGGACCTATCGGCTTTGGATTTTATACGAAACAAATACCCTCAACTCAATGTTTTGGGACATATTCCATTTTGTAAAGAAATTAATCAACTGCGTATAAAAGAATTTGCTATACATTTTCAAAACCTTCACTATGTCTGA
- a CDS encoding hypothetical protein (possible pseudo, frameshifted) → MSDVTHQHFETIWFPFTKGTIPQLPIFIKKAKGSMLYDVSGKEYIDAISSWWVNIFGHAYSPIVEAIQRQAMNLPHVAMADFFHEKAIEVANGILNLKPGFKKVFFSDDGSTSVEVALKLSIQYWQACGIRQNKNFFP, encoded by the coding sequence ATGTCTGATGTGACACACCAACATTTTGAAACCATTTGGTTTCCATTTACCAAAGGAACTATACCGCAACTGCCGATATTCATTAAAAAAGCAAAAGGAAGTATGCTCTATGATGTATCGGGGAAAGAATATATTGATGCAATATCTTCATGGTGGGTAAATATTTTTGGGCATGCATATTCCCCCATTGTTGAAGCCATTCAACGCCAGGCCATGAATTTGCCACATGTAGCCATGGCCGATTTTTTCCATGAAAAAGCCATTGAAGTGGCCAATGGCATTTTGAATTTAAAACCCGGATTTAAAAAGGTATTTTTTTCTGATGATGGTTCTACATCTGTGGAAGTAGCATTGAAATTATCCATTCAATATTGGCAGGCATGTGGCATCAGACAAAATAAAAATTTTTTCCCTTGA
- a CDS encoding hypothetical protein (possible pseudo, frameshifted) — translation MASDKIKIFSLENAYHGDTFGAMAASSPSVFNENFKSLTFQNIVLPLPNQNNLPEIYSKIESHHSADTAMVFIFEPLVQGAGGMQMYEALYLDKLLNFFKQFPSILIADEVMTGFYRTGKLFATDYLQTQVDMLCLSKGLTGGFLPLGLTLINHKISEKFTTHSAETLPVFYHGHSYTGNALACSAAAVTIKHIQNESVKNAVKNIAKFWQNTAIPLLKNHKIVANLRQTGTIIAFEWLVNQNNYLHPVSFELKKFFMQNGIYCRPLGNTLYFMPPYCITNDELQKILEVTLKKVEETA, via the coding sequence GTGGCATCAGACAAAATAAAAATTTTTTCCCTTGAAAATGCTTATCATGGAGACACGTTTGGTGCTATGGCTGCCAGCAGTCCCAGTGTATTCAACGAAAATTTTAAATCGTTGACTTTTCAAAACATTGTTCTGCCTTTGCCAAATCAAAACAACCTTCCTGAGATTTATTCCAAAATAGAAAGTCATCACAGCGCCGATACTGCCATGGTCTTTATATTCGAGCCCCTCGTTCAAGGAGCCGGTGGAATGCAAATGTATGAAGCACTTTATTTAGATAAGTTACTTAACTTTTTCAAACAATTCCCTTCTATATTAATTGCCGATGAAGTCATGACGGGTTTTTACCGAACGGGGAAATTGTTTGCCACCGATTATTTACAAACACAAGTAGACATGCTTTGTTTATCAAAAGGGCTCACAGGTGGTTTTCTTCCTCTCGGGCTTACTTTAATCAATCATAAAATAAGCGAAAAATTCACAACACATTCCGCCGAAACCCTACCTGTTTTTTATCATGGTCATAGTTACACAGGGAATGCACTCGCCTGCTCGGCTGCAGCTGTTACTATCAAACACATTCAAAATGAGAGTGTTAAAAATGCCGTGAAAAATATTGCCAAGTTTTGGCAAAACACAGCCATTCCTCTTTTGAAAAACCACAAAATAGTGGCCAATCTACGGCAAACAGGCACAATTATAGCTTTTGAATGGTTAGTGAATCAAAATAATTATCTTCACCCGGTAAGTTTCGAATTAAAAAAGTTTTTCATGCAAAATGGCATTTATTGCCGTCCTTTAGGAAACACACTATATTTTATGCCTCCATATTGTATTACGAATGACGAACTACAAAAAATACTTGAAGTAACACTGAAAAAAGTCGAAGAAACCGCATAA
- a CDS encoding metalloprotease: protein MLAEGKYCDGKTTVHHNVQVSLHDEGLWILDFNKFYHGEQIVVHSSVGKNTYRRLDFDDGSFLMIHSQVKLPQWKKSKRDIIGLLAEKVEKHKLALGSSVILLMLGIWFWMSSGTKVTTWLVVKFVPNEYMSKFSRKILESLERNNILRESKLSEKQKKVLLQKSRQISTLYGINVELKFYDAGFPNAFALPGGVVVMLDDLVEMTSYRDSLEDIVGVLAHEIGHVYYHHSVENMVRERLIKLLTGVDATMLSNTAFQMIFLSYSREAEKQADEFAAQSLKKINVSTMPLAELFEKIKTKEYTYTKDLKWANILSTHPLTEDRIEFFKSQAK, encoded by the coding sequence ATGTTGGCAGAAGGGAAATATTGCGACGGGAAAACTACAGTACATCATAACGTGCAAGTTTCTTTGCATGATGAAGGATTATGGATTTTAGATTTCAATAAATTTTATCATGGAGAACAGATTGTCGTACATTCTTCGGTGGGCAAAAACACCTATAGACGGCTGGATTTCGATGACGGTTCTTTTTTGATGATTCATTCACAGGTAAAATTGCCTCAATGGAAAAAAAGCAAAAGGGACATTATTGGACTTCTTGCCGAAAAAGTTGAAAAACACAAATTGGCTCTTGGTTCTTCAGTCATTCTGTTGATGTTAGGGATATGGTTTTGGATGAGTTCTGGCACGAAAGTCACTACCTGGTTGGTCGTGAAATTTGTTCCCAACGAATACATGTCGAAATTCTCCCGGAAAATTTTAGAAAGTTTAGAACGTAATAACATATTAAGAGAGAGTAAGCTGAGCGAAAAGCAAAAAAAAGTTTTGTTACAAAAAAGCAGACAAATTTCTACATTGTATGGCATAAACGTAGAATTGAAATTTTATGATGCCGGCTTTCCCAATGCATTTGCATTACCCGGTGGAGTGGTGGTAATGCTGGACGATCTCGTAGAAATGACATCATATCGGGATAGTTTGGAAGATATTGTGGGAGTATTGGCTCATGAAATAGGACACGTTTATTATCATCACAGTGTTGAAAACATGGTTAGGGAAAGATTGATAAAATTGCTTACAGGTGTGGATGCAACTATGCTTTCAAATACAGCATTTCAGATGATATTTTTATCATATTCACGTGAAGCTGAAAAGCAGGCCGACGAATTTGCCGCTCAATCCCTCAAAAAAATAAATGTATCTACAATGCCCCTGGCAGAATTATTTGAAAAAATAAAAACTAAAGAATATACTTATACAAAAGACCTTAAATGGGCAAATATTTTGTCAACACACCCGCTAACCGAGGACAGAATTGAATTTTTTAAATCTCAAGCAAAGTAA
- the aspC1 gene encoding aminotransferase, which produces MIESNKLSERMSLLNESQTLWMTRKSRELKAQGYDVVNLSIGEPDFDTPDFIKQAAIDAIHNNITHYPPVNGFPELREAISRKFLRDNNIHFHPNQILVSTGAKQSLINAILALCDKNDEVLLPAPYWVSYIEMVKMAEAKPVIIPTTIETDFKVTPEQLEKYITSRTKLIIFSSPCNPSGSFYTKEELEAWAEVLKKYPNVLVISDEIYEHINFESNHFSLASLDEMYERTITVNGVSKSFAMTGWRIGYLGAPQWITDAANKIQGQFTSGACSISQMAALAAVDADPGPVVKPMVKEFKKRRDFLIEKLSAIEGLKVNRPPGAFYIFPDVSRFLGNRFKTSNELVMYILEKFHVALVSGDAFGNPDCVRISYATSMENLKKAIDRLTKAFEELS; this is translated from the coding sequence ATGATTGAGTCCAACAAGTTGTCGGAGAGAATGTCATTGCTAAACGAATCGCAAACATTGTGGATGACTCGCAAAAGCCGGGAATTGAAAGCTCAAGGATATGATGTGGTTAATTTAAGCATCGGAGAACCTGATTTTGACACACCCGACTTTATCAAACAAGCAGCCATTGACGCTATTCATAACAATATCACTCACTATCCGCCGGTAAATGGTTTTCCGGAATTAAGAGAGGCCATTTCTCGCAAATTTTTGCGCGACAACAACATTCATTTTCATCCCAACCAAATTTTAGTTTCGACAGGGGCAAAACAATCGCTCATCAACGCAATTTTGGCTTTGTGCGACAAAAATGACGAAGTATTGCTGCCTGCCCCCTATTGGGTCAGTTATATCGAAATGGTTAAAATGGCTGAGGCCAAACCGGTAATAATTCCCACGACCATTGAAACTGACTTTAAAGTCACTCCCGAACAACTCGAAAAATATATCACATCGCGCACCAAATTGATTATTTTTAGTTCGCCATGCAATCCAAGCGGTAGTTTTTATACAAAAGAAGAACTCGAAGCATGGGCCGAGGTTTTGAAAAAATACCCCAATGTATTGGTTATTTCAGACGAAATATACGAGCATATAAATTTCGAGAGCAACCATTTTTCCTTAGCTTCATTGGACGAAATGTATGAACGGACAATAACTGTCAACGGAGTTTCCAAAAGTTTTGCCATGACCGGATGGCGTATTGGCTATCTTGGCGCCCCACAATGGATCACTGATGCAGCCAATAAAATTCAAGGTCAATTTACCAGTGGAGCATGTTCTATTTCGCAAATGGCGGCATTGGCAGCCGTGGATGCAGATCCCGGACCGGTTGTTAAACCTATGGTGAAAGAGTTTAAAAAAAGAAGGGATTTTTTGATTGAAAAATTGTCGGCCATTGAGGGGCTAAAGGTTAACCGTCCGCCTGGCGCTTTTTACATCTTTCCGGATGTGAGCCGTTTTTTGGGTAATAGATTTAAAACTTCAAACGAACTGGTTATGTATATTTTGGAGAAATTCCATGTGGCGCTCGTATCGGGTGATGCTTTCGGAAACCCTGATTGTGTAAGAATATCTTATGCTACCTCCATGGAAAATTTGAAAAAAGCTATTGATCGTTTAACCAAAGCATTTGAAGAATTATCATGA
- the rfaE gene encoding ADP-heptose synthase has translation MKIDIKKLDQSSKLNILVIGDVMLDEYIVGKVTRISPEAPVPVVWIQKTFERLGGSGNVALNLKSLGVNTYLSCAIGKDHHGKKLYDLIKQHNITPCGIYEDENRPTTVKTRVIGNHNQQLLRIDREDLSYIPFKKLTGLIDEYKKMHAHQPFDAIIFQDYNKGFLPEKFIGSVIDWARNERIFVSVDPKKENFFAYQHADLFKPNLKELLEAFNINTGEENRFIEQLDNIVFKLKNKIASKYNVITLSEKGIYMEHDGHSFISPATQRDVADVSGAGDTVIATITTALLCGYPPDECAKIANIAAGLVCIKPGVVPITKQELIAELKNLDE, from the coding sequence ATGAAAATTGACATAAAAAAATTGGATCAATCATCAAAACTGAATATCCTGGTAATTGGAGATGTGATGTTGGATGAATATATTGTCGGGAAAGTGACGCGCATCTCCCCTGAAGCACCGGTTCCGGTGGTGTGGATACAAAAAACATTCGAGCGTTTGGGAGGTTCCGGCAATGTGGCGCTCAATTTAAAATCTTTGGGTGTAAATACTTATTTATCCTGTGCCATTGGCAAAGACCATCATGGGAAGAAACTATATGATTTGATCAAGCAACATAACATAACTCCTTGCGGTATTTATGAAGATGAAAACAGACCTACAACGGTAAAAACACGAGTAATCGGAAATCACAACCAACAATTGTTGCGCATAGATCGAGAGGATCTTTCTTATATTCCCTTCAAAAAATTGACCGGATTGATCGATGAATACAAAAAAATGCATGCCCATCAACCTTTCGATGCCATTATATTTCAAGATTACAATAAAGGATTTTTGCCGGAAAAATTCATCGGCAGCGTGATCGATTGGGCAAGAAATGAAAGAATCTTTGTTTCGGTTGATCCTAAAAAAGAAAACTTTTTTGCGTATCAACATGCCGACCTTTTTAAACCCAATCTAAAAGAACTCCTTGAAGCTTTCAACATAAATACAGGAGAAGAAAACCGATTTATTGAACAATTGGATAACATTGTGTTTAAACTGAAAAATAAAATAGCTTCAAAATATAATGTCATTACATTGTCCGAAAAAGGTATATATATGGAGCATGACGGACACTCTTTCATCAGTCCTGCCACACAAAGAGACGTTGCAGATGTTTCGGGTGCCGGTGATACGGTTATTGCCACCATTACCACAGCTTTGCTATGTGGATACCCGCCGGATGAATGTGCCAAAATTGCAAACATTGCTGCCGGATTGGTCTGTATCAAACCGGGTGTTGTCCCCATTACCAAACAAGAATTGATCGCCGAATTAAAAAACCTTGATGAATGA
- a CDS encoding potassium transporter has protein sequence MKVFINRIRERINLFLYPSKERNLSILRKITFLLTVTNILAIIYYYGFELTDFQKRAVFLLMQITLGYFIFRFFVRFLYDFHPKEFFKENFGEFLLVVFLFIEGISYNLYGTLIIERFLMKFWTLDYKTWIIGFTQVLIIIFLFTQIIKKSNFKSWFKIHPALLFTLSITTLTLFGAALLMLPKMNVDGHMSWIDALFLSMSSVSVTGLSTIDISQELTLRGQIVIIILMQLGGLNTIAFGALLLIAYKFGVKIKFHEVVEDFINSENILATDSMLGKIVKWTLIIETLGFFALFFSFGNHGIFANLHDKIFFALFHAISGFNNAGLSIFPGGMMHPDVIDNLTVHGIILTLFFLGGFGMIYLFDLLEWKNIKKRMKYHWVGLDFGTKISLYFTLGLLFFGAIIFIIFEWHNTLEGLSIGKKILFSLYESMTTRNAGFNVVDTASLSLPVLIIFFFLMFVGASSGSAGGGIRTSTFAIIWASVRSIIKSKRNVELFHRTIPNDLVLKAYAILIFFCILNVVGIFVLSISEQNLLNTGEITFLDIVFEHISAASTVGLSTGITAKLSITGKLMLIVAMFIGRVGTLTIAYLVSKEAISVNYKYPYGHTMVG, from the coding sequence ATGAAAGTGTTTATCAACAGAATTAGAGAACGCATCAATTTGTTTTTATATCCAAGCAAGGAACGTAACCTGAGCATCCTGCGAAAAATCACATTCCTATTGACCGTTACGAATATCTTGGCAATTATTTATTACTATGGATTTGAATTGACCGATTTTCAAAAAAGAGCTGTCTTTTTGTTGATGCAGATAACTCTGGGATATTTTATTTTCCGCTTTTTCGTAAGATTTTTGTATGACTTTCACCCTAAAGAATTTTTTAAAGAAAATTTTGGAGAATTTTTATTGGTTGTTTTCTTGTTTATTGAGGGAATTTCTTACAACCTTTACGGAACCCTGATAATTGAAAGGTTTTTAATGAAATTTTGGACCTTAGATTACAAAACCTGGATCATTGGCTTTACTCAAGTATTGATTATTATCTTTCTTTTTACACAAATAATAAAAAAATCAAACTTCAAATCCTGGTTTAAAATACACCCTGCCCTTCTCTTTACACTCTCTATCACCACATTGACCTTATTTGGTGCCGCCTTGCTCATGTTACCCAAAATGAATGTCGATGGTCATATGAGTTGGATTGATGCTTTGTTTTTATCCATGTCTTCGGTGAGTGTAACCGGTCTGAGCACCATAGATATTTCCCAAGAATTAACATTGAGAGGACAAATTGTCATTATCATCTTGATGCAACTGGGAGGATTAAATACCATTGCTTTTGGAGCACTTTTGTTAATTGCTTATAAGTTTGGCGTAAAAATCAAATTTCACGAAGTAGTGGAAGATTTTATCAACAGCGAAAATATTTTGGCTACCGACTCTATGCTCGGCAAAATAGTCAAATGGACTTTAATCATCGAAACGCTGGGTTTTTTTGCGCTGTTTTTTTCGTTTGGCAATCATGGCATTTTTGCCAACCTACATGACAAAATATTTTTCGCATTGTTTCATGCTATCTCGGGTTTTAACAACGCCGGGCTCAGTATTTTTCCCGGAGGAATGATGCATCCCGACGTTATCGACAACTTGACGGTGCACGGTATCATTCTCACTTTATTTTTCCTGGGTGGGTTTGGGATGATTTATTTGTTTGACCTGCTGGAATGGAAAAATATCAAAAAAAGAATGAAATATCATTGGGTAGGCCTGGATTTCGGCACCAAAATATCTTTATATTTCACTTTGGGCTTGTTATTTTTTGGCGCCATCATTTTCATCATCTTCGAATGGCACAATACATTGGAAGGTTTGTCTATTGGAAAAAAAATTCTTTTTTCTCTGTATGAAAGCATGACTACCCGAAATGCCGGATTTAATGTGGTAGATACCGCCTCCCTTTCGTTGCCCGTCTTGATCATATTTTTCTTCTTGATGTTTGTCGGAGCATCTTCAGGTTCGGCCGGTGGCGGTATACGAACTTCAACTTTTGCCATTATTTGGGCTTCTGTAAGATCTATCATCAAATCTAAAAGAAATGTGGAACTTTTTCACAGAACCATCCCCAATGATTTGGTGTTGAAAGCATATGCCATTCTCATTTTCTTTTGCATCTTAAATGTAGTTGGAATATTTGTTTTGAGCATTTCCGAACAAAATCTTTTAAATACGGGTGAAATCACATTTCTCGATATTGTTTTTGAACACATCTCGGCTGCAAGCACTGTGGGCCTTTCGACCGGAATCACAGCAAAACTTTCTATAACGGGTAAATTAATGCTGATTGTGGCTATGTTTATCGGCCGGGTGGGCACCCTGACCATTGCTTATTTGGTCAGCAAAGAGGCCATCAGTGTCAATTATAAATATCCCTACGGCCATACAATGGTGGGATAG